One segment of Vagococcus martis DNA contains the following:
- a CDS encoding helicase C-terminal domain-containing protein, producing the protein MEASNLFAIVDIETTGTNQQTDKIIQFACVIIENQQIVNQLSIDINPLRSIPKHITELTGISNKDVANSPYFEDVAFTIKQLLDGCAFVAHNVFFDFNFLNSELVRAGVSPLTSPCIDTVELFQVLFPTSNGFRVSDMASEMSIEHTNPHQALSDAYVTAQGFIKMLDKLRTLPLVTKETLQLLSVNLGVNNQEVFSMILNEGYETKQNNLEGVVVIDGIAIKKKDRAYRYQDRKVGKSFSSELGILRNTQREMAEDIHQFLTEDNESKNLFIEAETGTGKTMGYLYPLTFETKPEQKLISTSTILLQNQIEHQDIPLLNDLVKTSKQGVVVKSTSHYLSLHAFRQTLDLPLGQKSYAICQMAVLVWLLETNTGDLDEVNVIKNNVFYQQVQHTGQKELIESSIFFEEDFYHYLTDRCQFADFIIVNHSFLFSDSQKKERFLPDLETVIIDEAHQLPSLIETISTKQLSLSSFVFELNHLIEVSMLMGETHDKRLKNALMMSDICKELRESLDWLEESMVTYFDLFHKKEEQLIDVLAFFKQVPVVKRYIQQINVMLRELSELSQNLKLEKKKELSLNEKEFFHTMEHVIEMYQLFKSFFYDYDEALVKWISTKKKHVILSMINFSDLSIGQYNWYTQAKKIIYTSGSLQLDNDSNFLERKLGLEDVQKKTLPSVFDYKNQACLFLLNDVNYHSIKSTNDFSKRISQSVKNLFETHEQTMLVLFTSHQLLEAVHKQLTDYFNQRDVLVLAQGISGTKEKILKKINQGNKCIILGANSFWEGMDFSQRSINIVVMTKLPFDPPNRPIVQARYQYIEQQGGNPFYEDALPQAGIKLRQGIGRLLRSPQDRGILVLLDNRLVNSRYSDILCSYLPQALSIHTVTLPELLKESKLFLEKES; encoded by the coding sequence ATGGAAGCATCCAATTTATTTGCCATTGTTGATATTGAAACAACTGGCACGAATCAACAAACAGATAAAATTATTCAATTTGCCTGTGTAATTATAGAGAATCAGCAAATTGTAAATCAACTGTCGATTGATATTAATCCACTACGCTCAATACCTAAGCATATAACGGAATTAACAGGTATTTCAAATAAAGATGTGGCAAATTCGCCATACTTTGAAGATGTTGCTTTTACGATTAAACAATTACTTGATGGCTGTGCATTTGTGGCACACAATGTCTTTTTCGATTTTAATTTTTTAAATAGTGAGCTAGTTCGTGCTGGAGTTTCACCACTTACTAGTCCTTGTATTGATACAGTGGAGTTGTTTCAAGTTTTATTTCCAACTTCTAATGGCTTTAGAGTGAGCGATATGGCGTCGGAAATGTCCATAGAACATACTAATCCTCATCAAGCATTAAGTGATGCTTATGTCACAGCACAAGGTTTTATTAAGATGCTTGATAAATTAAGGACATTGCCTTTAGTAACGAAGGAGACACTTCAATTGCTGTCAGTTAATTTAGGGGTTAATAATCAAGAAGTCTTTAGTATGATCTTAAATGAAGGCTACGAGACTAAACAGAATAACTTAGAAGGGGTCGTTGTAATAGATGGCATTGCTATTAAGAAAAAAGATAGAGCGTATCGCTATCAGGATAGAAAAGTAGGGAAGTCATTTTCAAGTGAACTTGGTATTTTAAGAAATACGCAACGAGAGATGGCTGAGGATATCCACCAGTTTTTGACTGAAGACAATGAAAGTAAAAACTTATTTATCGAAGCTGAAACTGGCACGGGAAAAACAATGGGTTACTTATATCCTTTAACGTTTGAAACGAAACCTGAACAAAAGCTTATCTCGACTTCCACGATTTTATTGCAAAATCAGATAGAACATCAGGATATTCCTTTATTAAATGATTTAGTTAAGACTTCAAAACAAGGTGTCGTGGTAAAAAGTACCTCTCATTATTTAAGTTTACATGCCTTTAGGCAGACATTGGATTTACCATTAGGACAAAAAAGTTATGCAATCTGTCAGATGGCTGTATTAGTTTGGCTGTTAGAGACAAATACAGGAGATTTGGATGAAGTAAATGTCATTAAGAACAATGTGTTTTACCAACAAGTTCAACATACTGGGCAAAAAGAATTAATTGAATCCTCTATCTTTTTTGAAGAAGACTTTTATCATTACTTAACAGATAGATGTCAATTTGCTGATTTTATTATCGTCAATCATTCGTTTTTATTTTCTGATAGTCAGAAGAAGGAACGCTTTTTGCCAGATTTAGAGACGGTGATCATAGACGAAGCACATCAACTCCCTAGTTTAATTGAAACAATATCAACTAAACAACTGTCGTTATCTTCCTTTGTATTTGAATTGAATCACTTGATTGAAGTCTCAATGCTTATGGGGGAGACACATGATAAACGTCTAAAAAATGCCTTGATGATGAGTGACATCTGCAAGGAGTTAAGGGAATCACTTGATTGGCTTGAAGAAAGCATGGTGACGTATTTTGATTTGTTTCATAAAAAAGAGGAGCAATTGATTGATGTACTGGCTTTTTTTAAGCAAGTTCCAGTTGTTAAACGATATATCCAGCAGATTAATGTGATGTTACGAGAGCTTAGTGAGTTATCGCAAAACTTAAAACTAGAGAAAAAGAAAGAGTTATCTCTAAATGAAAAAGAATTCTTTCATACAATGGAACATGTGATTGAGATGTATCAACTGTTTAAATCATTCTTTTATGATTATGATGAAGCATTAGTTAAATGGATTAGTACGAAAAAAAAGCATGTGATATTGTCTATGATTAATTTCTCGGATTTATCTATTGGTCAATATAATTGGTACACTCAAGCTAAAAAAATCATTTATACAAGTGGTAGTCTTCAATTAGATAATGACTCGAACTTTTTAGAGCGTAAACTTGGCTTAGAAGATGTGCAGAAGAAAACATTGCCATCAGTATTTGACTATAAAAATCAAGCCTGTTTGTTTTTATTAAATGATGTAAACTATCATTCGATTAAATCGACAAATGATTTCTCAAAACGCATTAGTCAGTCGGTTAAAAACTTATTTGAAACACATGAACAAACGATGCTCGTTTTATTTACATCTCATCAATTACTTGAAGCAGTACATAAGCAGTTAACAGATTATTTTAATCAACGAGATGTGTTAGTATTAGCTCAAGGGATATCAGGAACAAAAGAAAAAATACTAAAAAAGATTAATCAAGGAAATAAATGCATTATTTTAGGGGCAAATAGTTTTTGGGAAGGCATGGATTTTAGTCAGCGGTCGATTAATATTGTTGTGATGACGAAGTTGCCATTTGACCCACCAAATCGTCCAATTGTTCAAGCAAGGTATCAATACATTGAACAACAAGGAGGAAATCCGTTTTATGAGGATGCATTGCCTCAAGCAGGGATTAAACTAAGACAAGGAATTGGCAGATTGTTGCGCAGTCCACAAGATCGAGGGATTTTAGTTTTATTAGATAATCGTTTGGTCAATAGTCGTTACAGCGACATTCTCTGTTCTTATTTGCCGCAAGCATTATCAATTCATACGGTAACATTGCCAGAGTTATTGAAAGAAAGTAAACTATTTTTAGAAAAAGAGAGTTAG
- the asnS gene encoding asparagine--tRNA ligase: METINIIDSKKHVGEVVKIGAWVANKRSSGKIAFLQLRDGSAYFQGVVVKNEVGEEVFELAKSLNQETSVIVTGEIREDTRSKFGYEIGIQGIEVVGESHDYPITPKEHGTDFLMDHRHLWLRSSKQHAIMQVRNELIRATYEFFNDRGFIKIDPPILTSSAPEGTTELFETDYFGSPAYLSQTGQLYLEAAAMAFGKVFSFGPTFRAEKSKTRRHLTEFWMMEPEMAFVDQEGSLEIQEQYVAFMIEKVLENCDYALDVLKRDKDLLRKYTELPFPRISYDEAVELLQQNGFEDITWGDDFGSPHETFIANHFEKPVFILNYPKSMSPFYMKPHPTRDDVVIRADLIAPEGYGEIIGGSERAIGYEYLLSEIEKDGLDRKDYEWYLDLQKYGAVPHSGFGLGLERTVTWVCGIEHVREASPFPRLLHRIYP; this comes from the coding sequence GTGGAGACAATAAACATTATTGATTCAAAAAAACATGTTGGGGAAGTTGTTAAAATTGGTGCATGGGTTGCCAATAAACGCTCAAGCGGAAAAATAGCTTTCTTACAATTAAGAGATGGTTCAGCATACTTCCAAGGTGTTGTGGTAAAAAATGAAGTAGGCGAAGAAGTCTTTGAATTAGCAAAAAGTTTAAACCAAGAAACATCAGTTATCGTAACGGGTGAAATTAGAGAAGACACACGTTCAAAATTTGGGTATGAAATTGGTATCCAAGGTATTGAAGTAGTCGGAGAAAGTCATGATTACCCAATCACACCAAAAGAACACGGAACAGACTTTTTAATGGATCACCGTCATTTATGGTTACGTTCATCAAAGCAACATGCCATTATGCAAGTAAGAAATGAGTTAATTCGTGCAACATACGAATTTTTCAATGATCGTGGTTTTATCAAGATTGATCCACCAATCTTAACAAGTAGCGCGCCAGAAGGAACAACTGAATTGTTTGAAACAGACTATTTTGGTTCTCCAGCATACTTGTCACAAACAGGTCAATTATATCTTGAAGCAGCAGCAATGGCTTTTGGAAAAGTATTTTCTTTTGGGCCAACATTCCGTGCTGAAAAATCAAAAACTCGTCGTCATTTAACTGAGTTTTGGATGATGGAACCTGAAATGGCCTTTGTTGATCAAGAAGGAAGTTTAGAAATTCAAGAGCAATATGTGGCATTTATGATTGAAAAAGTATTAGAAAACTGTGACTATGCTTTAGACGTTTTAAAACGTGATAAAGACTTATTAAGAAAATACACAGAATTACCATTTCCACGTATTTCTTATGATGAAGCAGTGGAATTATTACAACAAAATGGATTTGAAGATATTACTTGGGGTGATGATTTTGGTTCACCACATGAAACATTTATCGCTAACCATTTTGAAAAACCAGTATTCATCTTGAACTATCCAAAATCAATGAGTCCATTCTACATGAAACCACATCCAACAAGAGATGATGTTGTGATTCGTGCCGACTTAATCGCTCCAGAAGGATATGGCGAAATTATTGGTGGTAGTGAACGTGCCATTGGTTATGAGTATTTATTATCTGAAATCGAAAAAGATGGTTTAGATCGTAAAGACTATGAATGGTATTTAGATTTACAAAAATATGGTGCTGTTCCTCATTCTGGCTTTGGTCTAGGATTAGAAAGAACTGTAACATGGGTATGTGGAATCGAACATGTTCGTGAAGCAAGTCCATTCCCACGTTTATTACACCGTATTTACCCATAA
- the gloA gene encoding lactoylglutathione lyase has translation MKMAHTCVRVKDLDASLDFYKKAFNFEESRRRDFPENKFTLVYLTLPGDAYELELTYNYDSEAYDLGNGYGHIAISTDDLEGLHAQHKTEGFNVTELKHLPNVPPSYYFIIDPDGYKIEVIREK, from the coding sequence ATGAAAATGGCTCATACATGTGTACGAGTAAAAGATTTAGATGCTTCTTTAGATTTCTATAAAAAAGCATTTAACTTTGAAGAATCTCGCAGAAGAGACTTCCCAGAAAACAAATTTACATTAGTTTACTTAACATTACCAGGAGATGCTTATGAGTTAGAATTAACTTATAATTATGACTCTGAAGCATATGATTTAGGAAATGGATACGGACATATTGCCATCTCAACTGATGATTTAGAAGGACTACATGCTCAGCATAAAACTGAAGGATTTAATGTTACTGAATTAAAACATTTACCTAACGTTCCACCTTCTTACTACTTTATTATTGATCCAGATGGATACAAAATAGAAGTTATTCGCGAAAAATAA
- a CDS encoding ISL3 family transposase: MSYSQTIKDILNILDLNIIFNENCLSTEKIKGVFSRIFHGFLEESPTCCPHCQSNHSNIIKWGYTTSLIKMPSVSEYVTYIRLKKRRFFCKKCDTTFVLDTPFVSRNNSISNNLKRLIAKQLTSKHAMSDIAKQTSVSTSTVSRVLKEWYEPIKKYSYELPSVLCFDEFKSVKKVAGSMSFIMMNGETNELIDILPDRRLPKIENYFNGFSLANRKQVKYVVSDIYQPYITLTKRVFPNAKVVLDKFHLVQHLGRAFQKIRIKIMTQLKCKDNGVIYRRIKKYWKLLQKSYDKLDYIQQHWRPSFKAYLSEKELLERLLTYDSKLTEAYNTYQQILRAIKTKDYSLFLELINRPTGFKEFIPVFKTFKKYREEIKNTFETSYSNGPLECMNNHIKVIKRNAYGMRSFYNFKLRLSICLKESAFTSPKKI, encoded by the coding sequence ATGTCATATTCACAGACTATCAAAGATATCTTAAATATACTAGACCTAAATATTATTTTTAATGAAAATTGTTTATCTACTGAAAAAATAAAAGGCGTTTTCTCTCGGATATTCCATGGTTTTTTAGAAGAATCTCCTACATGCTGTCCGCATTGTCAAAGTAATCACTCTAATATTATTAAATGGGGATATACAACTAGCCTAATTAAAATGCCTAGTGTTTCTGAATATGTCACTTATATTAGATTAAAGAAACGTCGTTTCTTTTGTAAAAAATGTGATACGACTTTTGTTTTAGATACCCCTTTTGTTTCTAGAAACAACTCTATTTCTAATAATTTAAAACGTCTCATTGCGAAACAGTTAACCTCTAAACACGCCATGAGTGATATCGCAAAACAAACGAGCGTTTCAACTTCAACTGTCTCTCGCGTATTAAAAGAGTGGTATGAACCGATTAAGAAGTATAGTTATGAACTTCCGTCTGTACTATGTTTTGATGAATTTAAATCTGTTAAAAAAGTAGCTGGTTCAATGAGTTTTATTATGATGAACGGTGAAACAAATGAATTAATTGATATTCTACCTGATCGAAGATTACCAAAAATTGAGAATTATTTTAATGGCTTCTCTCTAGCTAATAGAAAACAAGTAAAATATGTCGTTTCAGATATCTATCAACCTTACATTACTTTAACTAAACGAGTGTTCCCTAACGCTAAAGTCGTTTTAGATAAATTCCATCTCGTTCAACATCTCGGCAGGGCATTTCAAAAGATACGGATTAAAATAATGACTCAATTAAAATGTAAAGATAACGGGGTTATCTATAGACGAATTAAAAAGTATTGGAAATTACTTCAAAAAAGCTATGACAAATTAGATTATATCCAACAGCATTGGCGTCCATCCTTTAAAGCGTATCTTTCTGAAAAAGAATTACTTGAACGCTTACTTACCTATGATTCTAAATTGACAGAGGCTTACAACACCTATCAACAAATTTTAAGAGCGATTAAAACAAAGGATTATTCTTTATTTTTGGAATTAATTAATCGACCAACAGGATTTAAAGAGTTTATTCCTGTTTTCAAAACATTTAAAAAATATCGAGAAGAAATAAAAAACACCTTTGAAACATCTTATTCAAACGGTCCATTAGAATGTATGAATAACCACATTAAAGTCATTAAGCGTAATGCCTATGGTATGAGGAGTTTTTATAATTTTAAGCTACGACTATCAATTTGTTTAAAAGAATCTGCCTTTACATCACCAAAAAAGATCTAG
- a CDS encoding cell wall elongation regulator TseB-like domain-containing protein, whose amino-acid sequence MRENRVIKYLTITLIAIIVIISVVMYQSTATYRSTKRQAVEIAKNLGHINKVEEFYWFTRQENTYSVIGKDDKNEEKIVMIPENGKEALVVYANKGINQDDAIQAVLDTKETKKIKKASLGLFKDEPVWEITAESKDDHLVYYLVDFYSGKIEEGALKI is encoded by the coding sequence ATGCGTGAAAACAGAGTCATAAAATATTTGACGATAACGTTAATTGCGATTATTGTCATTATAAGTGTAGTAATGTATCAGTCAACTGCAACATACCGTTCAACTAAGCGCCAAGCAGTAGAGATTGCCAAAAATTTAGGTCATATCAATAAAGTTGAGGAGTTTTATTGGTTTACTAGACAGGAAAATACATATAGCGTAATTGGTAAAGACGACAAGAACGAAGAAAAAATAGTCATGATTCCTGAAAATGGTAAAGAGGCTCTTGTTGTTTATGCTAATAAAGGGATTAACCAAGATGATGCTATCCAAGCGGTTCTTGATACCAAGGAGACAAAGAAAATTAAAAAAGCATCTTTAGGATTGTTTAAAGATGAACCTGTATGGGAAATTACGGCCGAAAGTAAAGATGACCATTTGGTTTATTACTTAGTTGATTTCTATTCTGGAAAGATTGAAGAAGGAGCATTAAAAATTTAA
- a CDS encoding peptidylprolyl isomerase — MTTFPQLDLENAKVTATIKTNRGDIKVALFPEQAPKTVKNFIELSKKGYYNGIIFHRVIPDFMIQGGDPTGTGMGGESIYGEKFEDEFSKDVFNLRGALSMANAGPNTNGSQFFIVQNKNVPSNMLSQLEGAGFPEEIIEAYNDGGTPWLDFRHTVFGHVIDGMDVVDEIAGVSRDSQDRPMHDVTIDEVLIEE; from the coding sequence ATGACAACATTTCCACAATTAGATTTAGAAAATGCTAAAGTAACAGCAACAATTAAAACAAATAGAGGTGACATCAAAGTCGCTTTATTCCCAGAACAAGCACCAAAAACTGTAAAAAACTTTATTGAATTAAGCAAAAAAGGTTACTACAATGGGATCATTTTCCATCGTGTTATTCCTGATTTTATGATTCAAGGCGGTGACCCAACAGGAACAGGTATGGGAGGCGAAAGTATTTATGGTGAAAAATTTGAAGATGAGTTCTCTAAAGATGTATTCAACTTAAGAGGAGCTTTATCAATGGCAAATGCTGGGCCAAACACAAATGGTAGCCAATTTTTTATCGTTCAAAATAAAAATGTTCCATCTAATATGTTATCTCAATTGGAAGGTGCTGGCTTCCCAGAAGAAATTATTGAAGCTTACAATGATGGAGGAACACCATGGTTAGATTTCAGACATACTGTATTTGGGCATGTTATTGATGGTATGGATGTTGTGGATGAAATAGCTGGTGTTAGTCGTGACTCACAAGATAGACCTATGCACGATGTAACGATTGATGAAGTCTTAATAGAAGAATAA
- a CDS encoding pyridoxal phosphate-dependent aminotransferase, translating to MGFSKKVSSLKESATLQAAAKAKALKDQGVNVLNLTIGEPDFSTPKSIQNAAIKSIDNGSSSFYTPATGLPDLKQAIIDRTREDYGITYQMNEVFVGSGAKFVLYALFQTLLDPGDEVIIPTPYWVSYSAQVELADGTPVFVETTQDNHYRLTVEELEQARTPKTQAIILNSPSNPTGSIYTAEELQKIGEWAVSNNIYIIADDIYAKLVYNGNVFTSIVSLSDEIKQQTIVVNGVSKAYAMTGWRIGYALCDKEIAAQVSKVISQSTGNPAAVSQYAAIEALSGSQAIVEEMRQTFETRLNDIFPLVQEIPGVRVEKPQGAFYLYLDIKETLDMCGYDNVTNWVNDLLEEAHVAVVTGEAFGTSHHVRISYATDMDTLTQAIRQINEFIDSKRI from the coding sequence ATGGGGTTTTCAAAAAAAGTAAGCAGTCTAAAAGAATCAGCAACATTGCAAGCAGCAGCAAAAGCCAAAGCACTAAAAGACCAAGGTGTAAATGTTCTTAATTTAACGATTGGGGAACCGGATTTTTCAACACCCAAATCAATACAAAACGCAGCGATAAAATCAATCGATAATGGATCATCAAGTTTTTATACGCCAGCAACAGGTTTACCTGACTTAAAACAAGCTATCATAGATAGAACACGTGAAGATTATGGCATTACTTATCAGATGAATGAAGTATTTGTCGGGTCCGGTGCAAAGTTTGTTCTTTATGCGTTATTTCAAACGTTATTAGATCCAGGGGATGAAGTGATTATTCCTACACCATATTGGGTGAGTTATAGTGCCCAAGTGGAATTAGCAGATGGAACACCAGTATTTGTCGAGACAACACAGGATAACCATTACCGTTTGACAGTAGAAGAATTAGAACAAGCTAGAACACCCAAAACACAAGCAATCATTCTCAATTCACCATCAAACCCGACTGGATCGATTTATACAGCAGAAGAGTTGCAAAAAATCGGGGAGTGGGCAGTTTCAAATAACATTTATATAATTGCCGATGATATTTATGCGAAACTAGTTTATAATGGTAATGTATTTACATCAATTGTGAGTTTGTCTGATGAAATTAAGCAACAAACAATTGTCGTTAATGGTGTTTCTAAAGCTTATGCAATGACTGGCTGGCGAATAGGTTATGCGTTATGTGATAAAGAAATTGCAGCACAAGTGTCAAAAGTAATTTCACAATCAACAGGAAATCCTGCAGCTGTGAGTCAATATGCAGCAATTGAAGCATTAAGTGGAAGTCAAGCTATCGTGGAAGAAATGAGACAAACATTTGAAACACGATTAAATGACATTTTCCCATTAGTTCAAGAAATACCAGGGGTTCGTGTAGAAAAACCTCAAGGGGCTTTTTATCTATATTTAGATATCAAAGAAACACTCGATATGTGTGGGTATGATAATGTAACGAATTGGGTGAACGACTTACTTGAAGAAGCACATGTTGCAGTTGTCACTGGTGAAGCGTTTGGAACAAGTCATCATGTCAGAATTAGTTATGCAACAGACATGGATACATTAACTCAAGCCATTAGACAAATAAACGAATTCATTGATAGTAAACGAATTTAA
- a CDS encoding ISL3 family transposase, whose amino-acid sequence MDNNTRKLLNLTDDSLIFNEDWLSREARNNRSVNMIIGRLVNKDKQCKKCGFDQSVKNGTYQTISQLPEVERRPTYLKLHRERYLCRNCGSTFSASTSLVDDYCQISKQLKYQIAFDLKDNRSRKEIAECHSVSENTVKRVLVSFTNNQQPNFNFLPTALCVDEFSSTSDCHAGMSFICADATSKKIIDILPDKRLHKLVSYFMKYSRKSRLKVRFLVMDMNASYGQLLKTVFPNAEIVTDRFHIIQHINRSFNTLRIKEMNQLKRHNQEEGKQYRRLKRYWKLLLKDSFELNYKHFYYRPLFKRNMSSTELVDELLSYSSLLKKAYHFIQELKYAYRTNDYVLFLELCSKIPVELPKYFKDKFKIFGKFSQGVMNAFKYSYSNGFLEGINNKIKVIKRVAYGYRNFLLFKRRIFLIQNQVFQVK is encoded by the coding sequence ATGGATAATAATACAAGAAAACTACTCAATTTAACAGATGATTCTCTTATTTTTAATGAGGATTGGTTGTCTCGCGAAGCGAGAAATAACCGCTCAGTTAATATGATTATAGGAAGATTAGTGAATAAAGATAAGCAATGTAAGAAATGTGGATTTGATCAATCCGTTAAAAACGGAACGTATCAAACCATTAGTCAATTGCCTGAAGTTGAACGTCGTCCAACTTATCTGAAACTTCACAGAGAGCGTTACCTTTGTAGAAACTGTGGATCAACTTTCAGTGCTTCTACTTCTCTAGTAGATGACTATTGTCAAATTTCTAAACAGCTTAAATACCAAATTGCTTTTGACTTAAAAGATAATCGATCACGTAAAGAAATTGCAGAATGTCACAGTGTCTCTGAAAACACTGTTAAACGTGTGTTAGTATCATTTACCAATAACCAGCAACCGAATTTTAACTTCTTGCCCACGGCTCTTTGTGTAGATGAGTTTAGCTCTACTTCTGATTGTCATGCTGGAATGAGCTTTATTTGTGCTGATGCGACATCTAAAAAAATAATCGATATCTTACCTGATAAAAGATTACATAAGTTGGTTTCTTACTTTATGAAGTATTCCAGAAAATCACGTTTAAAAGTAAGATTTTTGGTCATGGACATGAATGCAAGTTACGGTCAACTATTAAAAACAGTCTTTCCAAACGCCGAAATCGTCACAGATCGATTTCATATTATTCAACATATTAACCGATCTTTCAACACCTTAAGAATAAAAGAAATGAATCAACTAAAACGCCACAATCAAGAGGAAGGAAAGCAGTATCGAAGATTAAAGCGTTATTGGAAACTCCTTTTAAAGGACAGTTTTGAATTAAACTATAAACACTTTTATTATCGTCCTTTATTCAAGAGAAATATGTCATCTACCGAATTGGTAGATGAGTTACTTTCTTATAGTTCTCTATTAAAAAAAGCGTATCATTTTATCCAAGAATTAAAGTATGCTTATAGAACCAACGATTATGTCTTATTTTTAGAGTTATGTTCAAAGATACCTGTTGAATTACCAAAGTATTTTAAAGATAAATTCAAGATATTTGGTAAGTTTTCCCAAGGAGTTATGAATGCCTTTAAATACTCCTATTCAAATGGTTTCTTAGAAGGCATTAACAATAAAATTAAAGTGATTAAACGTGTTGCCTATGGCTATCGAAACTTTCTACTATTCAAACGACGTATCTTTTTGATTCAAAATCAAGTTTTTCAGGTTAAATAA
- a CDS encoding heavy-metal-associated domain-containing protein: MKQKIAIEGMNCGHCSARIEKGLSEINGVSNVDVSLENKEADVAFDESKVAINDLVNRIEDLGFTATI, translated from the coding sequence ATGAAACAGAAAATAGCAATTGAAGGCATGAACTGTGGTCATTGTTCTGCTCGTATTGAAAAAGGTTTGTCAGAAATAAATGGCGTGAGTAATGTGGATGTGTCATTAGAAAACAAAGAAGCTGACGTTGCATTTGACGAATCAAAAGTGGCAATTAATGACTTAGTTAATAGAATTGAAGACTTAGGTTTTACGGCTACTATCTAA
- a CDS encoding CvfD/Ygs/GSP13 family RNA-binding post-transcriptional regulator — protein sequence MNAKIGDIMNGEITGIQPYGAFVSLGDNQQGLIHVSEVKHGFIKNIEDDLKVGQKVKVQVIDVDEYTKKISLSLRVFQDAPPILFKKKKYFTNRYKNIGFESINKNLSLWINEFLDDITENN from the coding sequence ATGAATGCCAAAATAGGCGATATAATGAATGGGGAAATTACAGGAATTCAACCATATGGTGCATTTGTCTCGCTAGGAGACAATCAACAAGGATTGATTCATGTTTCAGAAGTTAAACATGGTTTTATAAAAAATATAGAAGATGATTTAAAAGTAGGCCAAAAAGTTAAAGTTCAAGTTATTGATGTAGATGAATATACTAAAAAAATTAGTTTATCATTACGTGTATTTCAAGATGCACCCCCTATTTTATTTAAGAAAAAAAAATATTTTACAAATCGTTATAAAAATATCGGTTTTGAAAGCATCAATAAGAATCTATCGCTCTGGATTAATGAGTTTTTAGATGATATTACGGAAAATAACTGA